One window from the genome of Synechococcus sp. PROS-7-1 encodes:
- a CDS encoding glycosyltransferase 61 family protein translates to MSNQLFQRSLDVNTLCVDPSVSHVASINLEDWEFIHKCYKSIPHMPLAENSKSYLKNHLFANTKLELLEIHNPRILVYRFPSGEVRSFVTTQSGFLLESSEQSLWDRAFSFIKSSKNAISFNLPSELPSISPNSAFFYANHSLNFTHFLLDFWSLFAKLSSSGLPLESLPSEIPIFEAPVSWQSEYFGLINRFQPRFFHDLFRQFNTTAFWFCPSSIIFPVFENKPLSLFHARHYLHHNCSKGLSQSQATPLNGRIVLLTRNDARRARIKNLADIEDLVVSMGGHVVDPVQYSASERLSLFSRPSIFLAESSGCTNFALFANSQSRLIFLLEPSVLNSREFLVGGWPYTLGFSSAVDYVVGSSFEALRGSPIGAAEFSPLRIEQLIDANLDVISKE, encoded by the coding sequence ATGTCTAATCAATTGTTTCAGCGCTCACTTGATGTGAATACGCTTTGTGTAGATCCTTCTGTATCGCACGTTGCTTCGATCAACCTTGAGGATTGGGAATTTATCCATAAGTGCTACAAGTCTATTCCCCATATGCCTCTTGCCGAAAACTCGAAGAGCTATCTAAAAAATCATCTTTTTGCTAACACAAAATTAGAACTCTTAGAGATCCACAATCCTCGCATCTTGGTTTACAGATTCCCGAGTGGAGAGGTTCGCTCTTTTGTGACTACACAATCAGGTTTTTTGCTTGAGTCAAGTGAGCAATCACTTTGGGATCGTGCATTTTCTTTTATTAAAAGTAGCAAAAATGCTATCTCCTTTAATTTGCCATCTGAATTGCCAAGCATATCGCCTAATTCGGCATTCTTTTACGCGAATCACTCGTTAAATTTTACACATTTTTTGCTTGATTTTTGGTCGTTATTTGCGAAGCTCTCATCTTCGGGGTTGCCCCTCGAATCATTGCCGAGTGAAATCCCTATCTTCGAAGCTCCAGTCTCTTGGCAGAGTGAATACTTTGGTCTTATCAATCGTTTCCAGCCTCGATTCTTTCATGATCTTTTCCGACAATTCAACACCACGGCTTTTTGGTTTTGTCCGTCATCAATAATCTTCCCTGTTTTTGAGAATAAGCCGCTTTCTTTGTTTCATGCCCGACATTACTTACATCACAATTGCTCTAAAGGTTTGTCTCAATCTCAGGCTACACCTCTGAATGGACGAATTGTCTTATTAACTCGGAATGATGCTCGTCGCGCTCGTATCAAAAATCTTGCCGATATAGAAGATCTCGTGGTTTCCATGGGTGGTCATGTTGTTGATCCAGTTCAATATTCAGCTTCGGAAAGGCTTTCTCTTTTTTCGCGACCTAGCATTTTTCTCGCTGAGAGTAGTGGATGTACTAACTTTGCGTTATTTGCTAATAGTCAGTCGAGATTAATTTTTTTACTTGAACCTTCTGTTTTAAATTCGCGTGAATTTCTTGTTGGTGGCTGGCCTTACACCTTGGGCTTTTCAAGTGCTGTTGATTATGTTGTTGGCTCAAGCTTTGAGGCACTTAGAGGTTCACCTATAGGTGCAGCAGAGTTCTCTCCGCTACGCATCGAGCAACTGATTGATGCTAATTTGGATGTTATTTCAAAAGAGTAA
- a CDS encoding glycosyltransferase family 10 domain-containing protein translates to MQILLLDEMWGPISILRQTINCSGLSSRAKFSSNCDQDFGYDYILVQDEKNMSAARKYPQVKRIHICMENPDIWSPSLKFLSNIDFIFTPFPQVLANLPTKCRVIQSYPCVPWFYDIDFSTNAGLTHVPLHSTSELSQLITFPMPKKDKLLSIILSSKNGGLGYGWRLQFANALKSYFGDLIDIYGFGHNPLANKKDAIDPYLATIVLENSSHPFYITEKIADAVLGWSMPIYCGSESISNLLPGYKWTLQFGSDIDACCRQVKQYLHQILGDSTVLPSIRTILLNRLNLFEEIPFQLSKI, encoded by the coding sequence ATGCAAATCCTTCTTTTAGACGAGATGTGGGGTCCAATTAGTATTCTACGCCAGACAATAAATTGCTCTGGCTTGTCTTCGAGAGCTAAATTTAGTTCTAATTGTGATCAAGATTTTGGCTATGATTATATTCTTGTACAAGATGAAAAAAATATGTCTGCTGCCAGAAAATATCCGCAAGTAAAGCGCATTCATATATGTATGGAGAACCCTGATATCTGGTCACCATCCTTGAAATTTTTATCAAATATTGATTTCATATTTACGCCATTCCCGCAAGTGCTCGCAAATCTCCCGACCAAATGTAGAGTAATCCAGTCGTATCCTTGCGTTCCTTGGTTTTATGATATCGATTTTTCTACAAATGCTGGTTTAACTCATGTACCTCTCCATTCAACTAGTGAGCTGAGCCAGCTGATCACTTTCCCGATGCCTAAAAAAGATAAATTACTTTCAATAATACTCAGCTCTAAAAATGGTGGGCTTGGTTACGGGTGGAGACTGCAATTTGCCAATGCATTAAAGAGTTATTTCGGAGATTTGATTGATATTTATGGATTTGGCCATAATCCTTTGGCCAATAAAAAAGATGCGATTGATCCATACTTGGCTACAATTGTTTTGGAAAATAGCTCTCACCCGTTTTATATTACTGAGAAGATTGCTGATGCTGTCTTGGGTTGGTCCATGCCAATTTATTGTGGTTCTGAATCAATCTCTAATTTGTTGCCTGGCTACAAATGGACACTTCAGTTCGGATCTGACATCGATGCGTGTTGTAGGCAGGTAAAGCAATATCTTCATCAGATTTTAGGTGATTCTACTGTCTTGCCTTCTATAAGGACCATTCTTTTGAATCGTTTGAATCTTTTTGAAGAAATTCCTTTTCAATTGAGTAAAATTTAA
- the rfbG gene encoding CDP-glucose 4,6-dehydratase, with product MLDPSFWSGRRVLLTGHTGFKGSWLLLWLQELGAQVWTLALEPEPAPNLFRELARARLPGKAWQHQIGDLADLEALKALVLKAQPEVVFHLAAQPLVRRSYEDPLGTWSTNLMGSLHVLEALRPLQHPCAVVMVTTDKVYENREWVYGYREADHLGGHDPYSASKAAAEIAISSWRSSFCGTGPHQTAHLRIATARAGNVIGGGDWARDRIVPDAMRSLTAGEPIPVRNPKATRPWQHVLEPLAGYLRLAQALLTEDKPPCEPFNFGPTLQSNRSVKELVATILECWPGTWVDQSDPTAPHEASLLHLQIDKAHHRLGWRPLWDFGITVRRTAHWYVGQNDGKSVVDCCLADLQAYQVALKARHS from the coding sequence ATGCTTGATCCTTCTTTCTGGAGTGGGCGGCGCGTACTGCTCACCGGCCATACAGGTTTCAAAGGCAGTTGGCTGCTGCTCTGGTTACAGGAGCTCGGGGCGCAGGTGTGGACCTTGGCTCTGGAGCCGGAACCAGCGCCAAACCTCTTCCGAGAGCTGGCCCGCGCGCGACTTCCAGGAAAGGCTTGGCAGCATCAGATCGGAGACCTGGCAGACCTTGAAGCTCTTAAGGCCCTGGTTTTAAAAGCACAGCCAGAGGTGGTGTTCCATCTGGCGGCCCAACCTTTGGTGCGCCGTAGTTATGAGGATCCCCTCGGCACTTGGTCAACCAACCTGATGGGCAGTTTGCATGTGCTCGAGGCGCTGAGGCCGTTGCAGCACCCATGCGCGGTGGTGATGGTCACCACCGACAAGGTCTATGAGAACCGGGAGTGGGTTTACGGATACCGAGAGGCTGATCACCTCGGTGGTCACGACCCCTACAGCGCCAGCAAAGCAGCAGCGGAAATCGCCATTTCCAGCTGGCGTTCCAGCTTTTGTGGCACAGGCCCGCATCAAACGGCGCATTTACGCATCGCTACCGCCAGGGCTGGCAATGTGATCGGTGGTGGTGACTGGGCCAGAGATCGCATTGTTCCTGATGCCATGCGCTCACTCACCGCTGGCGAACCGATCCCGGTTCGTAACCCCAAGGCCACACGGCCCTGGCAGCATGTGCTTGAGCCTCTGGCTGGATACCTACGGCTCGCCCAAGCTTTGCTAACTGAGGACAAACCGCCGTGTGAACCGTTCAATTTCGGCCCGACCCTCCAGAGCAACCGGTCTGTGAAGGAGTTGGTTGCCACGATCTTGGAGTGTTGGCCCGGTACATGGGTTGATCAGAGCGACCCGACAGCCCCACATGAGGCCAGTCTCCTTCACTTGCAGATTGATAAGGCGCATCACAGGCTCGGCTGGCGGCCCCTCTGGGATTTCGGCATAACCGTGCGTCGCACTGCGCACTGGTACGTGGGGCAGAATGACGGCAAATCAGTAGTGGACTGTTGCCTTGCCGATCTGCAGGCGTACCA
- the rfbF gene encoding glucose-1-phosphate cytidylyltransferase: MRAVILAGGLGTRISEETHLKPKPMIEIGGKPILWHILKIFSAYGVNEFVICCGYKGYVIKEYFANYFLHMSDVTFDMSANTMEVHQKKAEPWKVTLVDTGESTMTGGRLKRVRDYLGNEPFCFTYGDGVADLNIKALITHHKAHGRLATVTAVQPPGRYGALNLTDRAGVSGFQEKPLGDGGWVSGGFFVLEPDVIDRIDGDTTIWEQEPLRSLAADGELSAYQHNGFWHPMDTLRDRVLLEDLWGKGKAPWKVW, translated from the coding sequence ATGCGTGCTGTAATTTTAGCAGGTGGTCTGGGAACTCGCATCAGCGAAGAGACCCACCTTAAGCCCAAGCCCATGATTGAGATTGGTGGGAAGCCCATTCTATGGCATATCCTCAAAATTTTTAGTGCTTATGGAGTTAACGAATTTGTGATTTGCTGCGGCTATAAGGGCTATGTGATCAAAGAATACTTTGCCAATTACTTTTTGCATATGAGTGATGTCACGTTTGATATGAGCGCAAATACAATGGAGGTGCATCAAAAAAAAGCAGAACCTTGGAAGGTTACGTTGGTCGACACTGGTGAATCAACCATGACTGGTGGTCGTTTAAAGCGTGTGCGGGATTATCTGGGAAACGAGCCGTTTTGTTTTACCTACGGCGATGGGGTGGCTGATTTGAATATCAAAGCTCTCATTACTCATCACAAGGCCCATGGACGCCTCGCAACCGTTACGGCTGTTCAGCCGCCCGGACGTTACGGCGCATTGAATCTCACCGATCGTGCTGGCGTTAGCGGCTTTCAAGAAAAGCCTTTAGGAGATGGCGGTTGGGTCAGTGGTGGCTTCTTTGTGCTGGAACCCGATGTGATCGACCGCATTGATGGCGACACCACGATCTGGGAACAGGAACCGTTGCGCAGTCTTGCTGCCGATGGCGAGCTCAGCGCTTATCAGCACAATGGTTTCTGGCACCCCATGGATACGCTGCGGGACCGTGTGCTTCTGGAAGATCTCTGGGGTAAGGGCAAGGCTCCCTGGAAGGTTTGGTAA